The following are encoded in a window of Dictyostelium discoideum AX4 chromosome 6 chromosome, whole genome shotgun sequence genomic DNA:
- the mybN gene encoding hypothetical protein has translation MMTINNNNLNNSNNINNNNNIYTSNNNNNNNNYLIQTVPTMSETFDHMIETPQNDYISIHNHNQHNNHSPHQFYNNQYQHYQYTNDLIKLQPFCEINGQNDFQNSYQDPYQHQLSPPDMVGPYVNSYSNNSNNTNLIQNNNNQQLPSIITSPTIPLPPSPPSPTIINNSNNTISTIQFVNNKKRQHSDTTSSSSIYFIQQPHSTSTPFSLQCPNSPNSTSSSPLNSINYSYHPTFRVVTSSSSSASSSSTSSQPPSPQTLLSSSSISISNSSSFYNNTEASDEEMEEQFKEYLSPTISNLIESSHRENILNLVNDYLYEELPLKSLLMELREIQYQLGNGQNQSLLNNLIELFLILDNSSNVMINFLKENGVEDSEITIDQKRLSIILNDFENGLRGKDKTIKKSTSRGLRNPPNKWTKEESSKLITLVHENGDKQWKKIALQIGGGKTGAQCAQHWKRVLCPAIRKGSWDEEEEAKLFLLVEKHGQSWKNVASEIRTRTDIQCRYQYFKSCMSREVPWTPKEDEILQKKVIENKQDSTKEIGWMDLSKAMARARQTKIPRTALECKIRFYFLNAQL, from the exons atgatgacaattaataataataatttaaacaatagtaataatattaataataataataacatatatacatcaaataataataataataataataattatttaattcaaacaGTACCAACAATGTCCGAAACTTTTGATCATATGATTGAAACACCACAAAATGATTATATTTCAATTCATAACCATAATCAACATAATAATCATTCACCAcatcaattttataataatcaatatcaacATTACCAATATACAAATGATCTAATTAAACTTCAACCATTTTGTGAAATAAATGGTCAAAATGATTTCCAAAATTCATATCAAGATCCATACCAACACCAATTATCACCACCTGATATGGTTGGTCCATATGTTAATTcatatagtaataatagtaataatacaaatttaatacaaaataataataatcaacaattacCATCAATTATAACTTCACCAACgataccattaccaccatcaccaccatcaccaacaattataaataatagtaataatacaatttcaacaattcaatttgtaaataataaaaaaagacaaCACAGTGATACAACATCTTCCTCATCGATTTATTTCATACAACAACCACACTCAACATCTACACCATTTTCATTACAATGTCCAAATTCACCAAATTCAACATCATCTTCaccattaaattcaataaattatAGTTACCACCCAACTTTTAGAGTTgttacatcatcatcatcatctgcatcatcatcatctacaTCCTCacaaccaccatcaccacaaactctattatcatcatcttcaatatcaatatcaaattcatcatcattttataataatactgAAGCATCAGATGAAGAGATGGAAGaacaatttaaagaatatttatcaccaacaatttcaaatttaattgaatcaagtCATcgtgaaaatattttaaatttggtaaatGATTATCTATATGAAGAATTACCTTTGAAATCATTGTTGATGGAATTACGTGAAATTCAATATCAACTTGGTAATGGTCAAAATCAatctcttttaaataatctaattgaattattcttaattttagataattcttcaaatgttatgataaactttttaaaagagAATGGTGTCGAAGATTCTGAAATTACAATTGATCaaaaaagattatcaataattttaaatgattttgaaaatggtttAAGAGGT aaggataaaactattaaaaagtCAACAAGTAGAGGATTAAGAAATCCACCAAATAAATGGACAAAAGAAGAGAGTTCAAAACTAATAACATTAGTACATGAAAATGGTGATAAACAATGGAAAAAGATTGCATTAcaaattggtggtggtaaaacTGGTGCACAATGTGCTCAACATTGGAAACGTGTACTTTGTCCAGCAATTAGAAAAGGTTCTTgggatgaagaagaagaagcaaaattatttttattagttgAAAAACATGGTCAAAGTTGGAAGAATGTCGCTAGTGAAATTAGAACTCGTACTGATATTCAATGTCGttatcaatattttaaatcttgTATGTCAAGAGAAGTACCTTGGACTCCAAAAGAGGATGAAATCttacaaaaaaaagtaattgaaaataaacaaGATTCAACCAAAGAAATAGGTTGGATGGATTTATCAAAAGCAATGGCTAGAGCAAGACAAACTAAAATACCTAGAACTGCTTTAGAATGTAAAATACGTTTCTATTTTCTTAATGCgcaattataa
- the ctnnbl1 gene encoding armadillo-like helical domain-containing protein: MTSVTIKITKRKNNFENTEPSKISKAEINEIKELVNQVENEEFDELNPSSLKKLVLSFEKKYLKNQQLRDKYQNEPEKFMESEIDLHEEIKKLQIIATSPDLYKLFVSLGSIVSLGSLLIHDNTDISISVIDLFNELIEAEDEEQDPEMSVFNSFIKNNIMETLVDNLSRLDATNDEEQQAIHNTFSIFESMLELGGSKSAPILAGKSQLFKYLLNYISTTTTTTTPIPIKLYSSELLSSIFLNDENSRSIFTKKYNGIEKLLVLLSQFIKKQPDSLQETEFVENIFSSICSLLLNNNENKESFLKSEGIQLMLIFIKKKTQQRGSALKVLDYALTDSKKANEMFVQELGLKTLFSSFMKKIKSKHSKKIYNESEDQEHIVTMLYSLLRNLDTTSDYYTRLMVKFTENHFEKIDKLLELHSKYFKKVQLADKNSKKNKKDDDEDDDDDDDDDEEILLKRLDAGLFTLQYIDLILALLSKENKEIRNKIKDSQDLENEIKTILNEYIETVNKESESKFIKSLIDSF, translated from the exons ATGACAAGTGtaactattaaaattaca aaaagaaaaaataattttgaaaatacagAACCATCAAAAATATCAAAGGCAGagattaatgaaattaaagaattagtTAATCAGGTAGAAAATGAAGAG tttgatgaattaaatccaagttcattaaagaaattagtattatcatttgaaaaaaagtatttaaaaaatcaacaattacgTGATAAATATCAAAATGAACCTGAAAA atttatggaaagtgaaattgatttacatgaagaaattaaaaaattacaaattataGCTACATCACcagatttatataaattatttgtatcaTTAGGATCAATAGTATCATTAGgatcattattaattcatgACAATACAGATATATCAATATcggtaattgatttatttaatgaattaattgaagcaGAGGATGAAGAACAAGATCCTGAAATGTCagtttttaattcatttataaaGAATAACATAATGGAAACATTGgttgataatttatcaagATTGGATGCTACAAATGATGAAGAACAACAAGCAATTCATAatacattttcaatatttgaaagTATGTTAGAATTGGGTGGTTCTAAATCTGCACCTATCTTGGCTGGTAAATCACAATTATTCAAATatctattaaattatatatcaacaactactaccaccaccacaccAATTCCAATTAAACTTTACTCTagtgaattattatcatcaatatttttaaatgatgaaaattctCGTTCAATCTTTACAAAGAAATATAATggtattgaaaaattattagtacTACTCTcacaatttattaaaaaacaacCAGATTCATTACAAGAAActgaatttgttgaaaatattttctcttcaatttgttcattattattaaataataatgaaaataaagaatcttttttaaaatctgaaggtattcaattaatgttaatttttataaa aaaaaaaactCAACAAAGAGGATCAGcattaaaagttttagatTATGCATTAACAGATTCAAAGAAAGCAAATGAAATGTTTGTTCAAGAGTTAGGTTTAAAAACATTATTCTCAAGTTTTATGAAAAAGATTAAATCAAAACATAGTAAAAAGATTTATAATGAATCAGAGGATCAAGAACATATTGTAACAATGTTATATTCATTACTTAGAAATTTAGATACAACTTCTGATTACTATACTCGTTTAATGGTGAAATTTACTGAAAATCATTTTGAAAagattgataaattattggAATTACAttccaaatattttaaaaaagttcaATTAGCTGATaagaattcaaaaaaaaataaaaaagatgacgatgaagatgatgatgatgatgacgatgatgatgaagaaattttattaaaaagattagATGCTGGTTTATTCACTTTACAATATATAGATTTAATACTTGCTTTATTgtcaaaagaaaataaagaaattagaaataaaattaaggATTCTcaagatttagaaaatgaaattaaaacaattttaaatgaatatatTGAAACTGTTAATAAAGAATCTGAAtcaaaattcattaaatcatTGATagattcattttaa